In the Bacillus shivajii genome, one interval contains:
- a CDS encoding DUF2512 family protein, producing MKHLIALAIKYGIVGIVLLSTLSLFQVPITVILLMTLLVIIPAYIIGDLLIYRRLGNLMASVADFIYYTVAVWVFMALFITTTNTTNGMNAIFTAIFVTFVEALYHEFYIAKAFKVEKESIHLPFNSQFSTEFAKEVDPQLKKKKNDYQQNNEDD from the coding sequence ATGAAACATCTTATTGCATTGGCGATAAAGTATGGAATTGTAGGGATTGTTCTTCTGTCTACGTTGTCATTGTTTCAAGTACCCATAACTGTGATATTGTTGATGACATTATTAGTCATCATTCCTGCATATATTATAGGTGACCTTCTTATATATCGGCGATTAGGAAATTTAATGGCTTCTGTTGCAGATTTTATCTACTATACAGTAGCGGTTTGGGTGTTTATGGCATTATTTATTACGACGACGAATACAACGAATGGGATGAATGCCATTTTTACTGCGATTTTTGTGACTTTTGTTGAAGCTTTGTATCACGAATTTTATATAGCAAAAGCATTCAAAGTGGAGAAAGAGAGTATTCATCTCCCATTTAATTCTCAGTTTAGTACAGAGTTTGCAAAAGAAGTGGATCCTCAATTAAAGAAAAAGAAGAATGATTATCAACAAAATAATGAAGATGATTAA
- a CDS encoding DUF2512 family protein, whose translation MKHVAAICIKFIIITFVLLMILSAIYNYPFLSTITLSAFVVGISYLVGDIGILRFSNNTVATIADLGLIAIIVWLLGPLIYGADVTFIAAILSAVFIGMGEWVFHIYLAHEVLQRKKDPSPQS comes from the coding sequence ATGAAACATGTAGCAGCAATATGTATTAAATTTATTATTATAACGTTTGTATTATTAATGATCCTGTCAGCCATTTATAATTATCCGTTTCTTTCAACAATTACCCTTTCAGCATTTGTCGTCGGTATTAGCTACCTTGTTGGAGATATAGGGATTTTACGCTTTTCTAATAATACTGTTGCAACCATTGCTGATTTAGGATTAATTGCTATTATTGTTTGGCTTCTAGGTCCGTTAATTTATGGAGCCGATGTAACATTTATCGCAGCAATACTTTCAGCAGTTTTTATTGGTATGGGGGAATGGGTTTTCCATATTTATTTAGCACATGAAGTATTACAACGAAAAAAAGATCCATCACCACAGTCATAA
- a CDS encoding adenylosuccinate synthase — protein MPSVVVVGTQWGDEGKGKITDFLSEQAELVARYQGGNNAGHTIVFDGKKYKLHIIPSGIFYGDKTCVIGNGMVIDPKALVEELKYLHDHGVDTSNLRISNRAHVILPYHLKLDAVEEESKGANKIGTTRKGIGPAYMDKAARVGIRIADLLDKETFEEKLTFNLQEKNRLFEKVYEVEGFTIEDILDEYYEYGQEFAKYVTDTSVVLNDSLDAGKRVLFEGAQGVMLDIDQGTYPFVTSSNPIAGGVTIGSGVGPSKINHVVGVSKAYTTRVGDGPFPTELNNEIGDRIRDVGNEYGTTTGRPRRVGWFDSVVVRHARRVSGITDLSLNSIDVLSGIETLKICVAYKYKGEIMEEFPASLKVLAECEPVYEELPGWDEDITGVRSLHELPKNALYYVERVSQLTGIPLSVFSVGPDRSQTNQVRGVFA, from the coding sequence ATGCCATCAGTTGTAGTTGTAGGAACGCAGTGGGGAGACGAAGGAAAAGGGAAAATTACGGACTTTTTATCTGAACAAGCTGAACTTGTAGCACGTTATCAAGGTGGTAACAATGCAGGTCATACGATTGTTTTTGACGGGAAGAAGTACAAGCTGCATATTATTCCTTCTGGTATTTTTTACGGTGATAAAACATGTGTGATTGGAAATGGAATGGTGATTGACCCGAAAGCTTTAGTAGAGGAACTAAAATATTTACATGACCACGGTGTGGATACGAGTAATCTACGCATTAGTAATCGTGCCCATGTTATTTTGCCCTACCACTTAAAGCTTGATGCCGTGGAAGAAGAAAGTAAAGGTGCGAATAAAATTGGAACCACTCGAAAAGGAATTGGTCCAGCATATATGGATAAAGCAGCACGTGTAGGAATTCGTATTGCTGACTTATTAGATAAAGAAACCTTTGAAGAGAAATTAACATTTAATCTTCAAGAAAAAAACAGATTGTTTGAAAAAGTATATGAAGTCGAGGGCTTTACTATAGAGGACATACTAGATGAGTATTATGAATATGGTCAAGAATTTGCTAAATACGTTACAGACACATCTGTTGTCCTAAATGACAGTTTAGATGCTGGAAAACGTGTTCTCTTTGAAGGTGCTCAAGGGGTGATGCTGGATATTGACCAAGGGACATATCCTTTTGTTACATCATCAAACCCGATCGCAGGAGGAGTAACGATTGGCTCAGGTGTTGGTCCTTCTAAAATTAATCATGTCGTTGGCGTTTCAAAAGCATACACAACTCGAGTTGGGGATGGTCCATTTCCTACAGAATTAAATAATGAAATTGGCGATCGTATTCGTGATGTAGGTAATGAATATGGTACAACAACTGGGCGTCCACGTCGTGTCGGTTGGTTTGACAGTGTCGTAGTACGTCATGCACGACGTGTAAGTGGTATTACGGATCTTTCACTAAACTCAATTGATGTCCTATCTGGTATTGAGACGTTAAAAATTTGTGTCGCATATAAGTACAAAGGCGAAATTATGGAAGAGTTCCCAGCGAGTTTGAAAGTACTTGCTGAATGTGAACCTGTGTATGAAGAGCTTCCAGGTTGGGATGAAGATATTACTGGTGTACGTTCTCTACATGAATTACCCAAGAATGCACTTTATTACGTGGAGAGAGTCTCTCAATTAACTGGGATTCCTTTATCGGTGTTTTCTGTTGGTCCAGATCGAAGTCAAACAAATCAAGTAAGAGGCGTGTTTGCCTAA
- the dnaB gene encoding replicative DNA helicase: MSDLFADRTPPQNIEAEQAVLGAIFIDDNALVTASERLVPEDFYRAAHQRIYTVMLDLSQKGEPVDLVTATSDLQTKNWLEEIGGVSYLSDLANAVPTAANVEYYSRIVEEKSLLRRLIRVSTNIASEGYAADEDVNAILNDAEKSILEVSQKQNTSAFIAIKDVLVEAFDKIEVLQNSSGDVTGIPTGFTELDDITAGFQRNDLIIVAARPSVGKTAFALNITQNVATKTDENVAIFSLEMGADQLVMRMLCAEGNIDAQKLRTGGLEDEDWQKLTMAMGSLSKAGIYIDDTPGVKVNDIRSKCRRLKQEHGLGMIMIDYLQLIQGDARSGEGRQQEVSEISRSLKGLARELEVPVIALSQLSRGVEQRQDKRPMMSDIRESGSIEQDADIVAFLYRDDYYDQESEKKDIIEIIIAKQRNGPVGTVELAFVKEYNKFVNLERRYGEGDIPPS, encoded by the coding sequence ATGAGTGATTTATTTGCTGATCGTACGCCACCTCAAAATATAGAAGCGGAACAGGCGGTGCTAGGGGCGATTTTTATTGATGATAACGCTCTTGTCACCGCCTCTGAACGTTTAGTTCCGGAAGACTTTTACCGCGCAGCGCATCAACGTATATATACAGTGATGCTCGATCTATCGCAAAAAGGTGAACCGGTTGACTTAGTCACCGCTACATCAGATCTGCAAACGAAAAATTGGCTTGAGGAAATTGGCGGCGTGTCATATTTAAGTGATTTAGCAAATGCTGTCCCGACTGCAGCCAATGTTGAATACTATAGCCGAATCGTTGAAGAGAAATCGTTACTGCGCCGTCTCATTCGAGTTTCAACGAATATTGCCTCTGAAGGATATGCTGCGGATGAAGATGTTAATGCGATTTTAAATGACGCGGAAAAGTCAATTCTTGAGGTGTCACAAAAGCAAAATACAAGTGCGTTTATTGCAATAAAAGATGTTCTTGTTGAAGCGTTTGATAAAATTGAAGTATTACAAAACAGTTCTGGAGATGTTACCGGAATCCCGACAGGTTTTACAGAGCTTGATGACATCACAGCAGGATTTCAGCGTAACGACTTAATTATTGTTGCTGCACGTCCATCAGTTGGTAAGACAGCATTTGCCCTAAATATTACTCAAAATGTTGCAACAAAGACAGATGAAAATGTTGCGATTTTCAGTCTTGAGATGGGGGCAGACCAACTTGTTATGCGAATGCTTTGTGCTGAAGGGAACATTGATGCACAGAAATTACGTACAGGTGGGCTAGAAGACGAGGACTGGCAGAAGTTGACGATGGCAATGGGGAGTCTTTCGAAAGCTGGAATCTACATTGATGATACTCCAGGTGTAAAAGTGAACGACATCCGATCTAAATGCCGTCGTCTAAAACAAGAGCACGGTCTTGGAATGATCATGATTGACTATCTACAGCTGATCCAAGGTGACGCCCGCAGCGGTGAAGGCCGTCAACAAGAAGTATCAGAAATTTCTCGTTCATTAAAAGGGCTCGCTCGTGAACTAGAAGTTCCTGTTATTGCTTTATCTCAGCTTTCACGTGGTGTAGAGCAAAGGCAAGATAAAAGGCCGATGATGAGTGATATACGTGAATCAGGAAGTATTGAGCAAGATGCTGATATTGTTGCCTTCCTATATCGTGATGATTATTATGACCAAGAAAGTGAAAAGAAAGATATTATTGAAATCATTATTGCAAAGCAACGTAACGGTCCAGTAGGTACCGTAGAACTTGCCTTTGTAAAAGAATATAATAAATTCGTAAACCTTGAACGAAGGTATGGCGAAGGGGATATCCCGCCAAGCTAA
- the rplI gene encoding 50S ribosomal protein L9 has product MKVIFLKDVKGKGKKGEVKNVSEGYARNYLFKNNLAIEANEGNMKTLEKKQESQQKKAEEELEKAEQLKEELEKMTIELTAKAGDGGRLFGAVTNKQIAEQLKKKKVKIDKRKIEMDEPIRALGYTNVEVKVHPKVTATLKVHVSEQ; this is encoded by the coding sequence ATGAAAGTCATCTTTTTGAAAGATGTCAAAGGTAAAGGCAAAAAAGGCGAAGTAAAAAACGTATCTGAAGGTTATGCACGAAATTATTTGTTTAAAAACAATTTAGCGATCGAAGCAAACGAAGGAAACATGAAAACACTCGAGAAGAAACAAGAAAGTCAGCAAAAGAAAGCTGAAGAAGAGTTGGAAAAGGCAGAGCAGCTCAAAGAAGAACTTGAGAAGATGACAATTGAGCTGACAGCAAAAGCTGGTGACGGCGGTCGTTTATTCGGTGCTGTAACGAATAAACAAATTGCTGAACAGCTTAAGAAAAAGAAAGTAAAGATTGATAAACGAAAGATTGAAATGGATGAGCCAATTCGTGCATTAGGCTATACAAATGTTGAAGTAAAAGTTCATCCGAAAGTTACAGCAACGTTAAAAGTTCACGTTAGTGAGCAATAA
- a CDS encoding DHH family phosphoesterase produces the protein MPNFLLKRWHGYHVVSLFSIAILFIGILTYYQWKIGLLGLLSLGVVFYLLLRAKTQFEKELAAYVETLTYRVNKAGEEAVTNLPLGILLYNEEQQIQWANPYMVDLLEKDCIGEPITFFGDKLLEMLEEGDQTFLHTISEKKYRVVHEPNERLLYFFNVTEEQEIKDLFERDKTVIGLVYLDNYDEVTQGMDDQIRSKLLTHVSEALNQWSNEYDILLKRTASDRFIAVFNEEALEKLEEDQFTILDTIREETSKEKVALTLSIGIGSDHHSLKELGSVAQSSLDLALGRGGDQVAIKQKNGKVRFYGGKSNAMEKRTRVRARVISHAIRDFIVESDKVLVMGHKNPDMDSIGAAIGMLKIAEANGKDGYIVLDQNDVNQSVYKLLEEIHDHDHLWSKFISPEDAKEEITSDTLLFVVDTHKPSLVIEPKLLDQTDRVIVIDHHRRGEEFIEEAILVYMEPYASSTAELVTELLEYQPSQPRLEVLESTALLSGIIVDTKSFAIRTGSRTFDAASYLKGQGADTTLVQKVMKEDLGQYVKRSKLVERAYIYNGGMAIAKGAPDDRYSQLLIAQAADTLLTMNDVVASYVISMREDGRVSISARSLGEVNVQVIMEKMDGGGHLTNAATQLEEVSIEEAEELLIEKIDEYFKGGQSS, from the coding sequence ATGCCTAACTTCCTGTTAAAAAGGTGGCATGGCTATCACGTAGTATCACTTTTTAGTATAGCCATATTGTTTATTGGAATTCTCACCTACTATCAATGGAAAATTGGTTTATTAGGTCTACTAAGTTTAGGTGTTGTGTTTTATCTTTTATTACGAGCAAAAACACAATTTGAAAAAGAACTGGCTGCCTATGTTGAAACACTCACTTATCGAGTGAATAAGGCTGGAGAAGAAGCTGTAACGAATTTACCATTAGGAATTCTCCTGTATAATGAAGAGCAGCAAATTCAGTGGGCAAACCCTTACATGGTCGATCTTTTAGAGAAGGATTGTATAGGGGAACCTATTACGTTTTTTGGAGACAAGTTACTTGAAATGCTAGAAGAAGGTGATCAGACTTTCTTGCATACAATTTCTGAGAAGAAGTATCGTGTTGTTCATGAACCGAATGAGCGTCTTCTCTACTTTTTCAATGTAACAGAAGAACAAGAGATTAAAGATTTGTTTGAGCGGGACAAAACAGTCATTGGTCTCGTTTATTTAGATAATTATGATGAAGTGACGCAAGGAATGGATGACCAGATTCGCAGTAAGTTACTTACACACGTGTCCGAAGCATTAAATCAATGGTCAAATGAGTATGATATTTTATTAAAACGTACGGCGTCCGATCGGTTTATTGCCGTTTTTAATGAAGAGGCGTTAGAAAAGCTTGAAGAAGACCAATTTACGATCTTAGATACGATTCGTGAAGAAACATCGAAAGAAAAAGTAGCATTGACTTTAAGTATCGGGATTGGCAGTGACCATCATTCGTTAAAAGAGCTTGGTAGTGTCGCACAGTCAAGTTTAGATTTAGCATTAGGGCGTGGTGGTGACCAAGTTGCGATAAAACAGAAAAATGGAAAAGTCCGTTTTTACGGTGGAAAATCAAATGCGATGGAAAAACGTACGAGAGTGAGAGCTCGAGTGATTTCCCATGCTATAAGGGATTTCATTGTAGAAAGTGATAAAGTTCTTGTAATGGGACATAAAAACCCAGATATGGACTCAATCGGAGCTGCAATTGGGATGTTAAAAATTGCTGAAGCGAATGGGAAAGATGGATATATCGTATTAGATCAAAATGATGTGAACCAAAGTGTTTATAAATTACTAGAAGAGATACATGATCATGACCATTTATGGTCGAAGTTTATATCTCCAGAGGATGCAAAAGAAGAGATCACATCTGATACTTTGTTATTTGTTGTTGATACTCATAAACCTTCTTTAGTTATTGAGCCAAAACTGTTAGATCAAACAGATCGAGTCATTGTCATCGACCATCATAGGCGTGGAGAAGAATTTATTGAAGAGGCAATACTTGTTTATATGGAACCGTACGCCTCATCAACTGCTGAGCTTGTTACAGAACTTCTAGAGTATCAACCATCACAGCCAAGACTCGAAGTACTAGAGTCAACTGCGCTACTTTCTGGTATAATTGTAGATACGAAAAGTTTTGCGATTCGCACAGGGTCTCGGACATTTGATGCTGCATCCTATTTGAAAGGTCAAGGTGCTGACACAACACTCGTTCAAAAAGTGATGAAAGAAGATTTAGGTCAATACGTCAAAAGATCAAAGCTTGTAGAAAGGGCCTATATATATAATGGTGGAATGGCAATTGCTAAAGGAGCCCCAGATGATAGGTACAGTCAGTTATTAATTGCCCAAGCCGCCGATACATTGCTTACAATGAATGACGTTGTCGCATCTTATGTGATATCGATGCGAGAAGATGGACGTGTATCAATTAGTGCCAGGTCATTAGGCGAAGTAAATGTCCAAGTGATAATGGAAAAAATGGATGGTGGCGGACATTTAACTAATGCAGCAACACAACTTGAAGAGGTGTCGATCGAAGAAGCTGAAGAATTATTAATAGAAAAAATAGATGAATACTTCAAAGGGGGACAATCGTCATGA
- a CDS encoding YybS family protein: protein MDRSTLQQGAIFLTIFLVLAFLTILVPFIGMFTLFLLPIPFVFFTYKFGLKPAIYLALFSFFISFLLMGPFAIPLTVSFVIGGVVIGEMYRRKKHAFAVLLGGSLSFIGALLVNFVGSILVLDIHPIEELQSLLKESVELSEEILGAAVALQDAGAVETAYEFIDQLVYITPTLLIILGVGYAFIVQWLASLFLRRKKYEIELFPPLRTWTFPKAFIWYYLITYIFIIIGVEEGTAVYTVIANLTPILEIVMIIQGFAFMFFFFHYKKMHVIIPIVLMIFAFVVPILLHIVRILGIIDLGFDLRKRLNSKK from the coding sequence ATGGATCGTTCCACACTACAACAAGGAGCAATTTTCTTAACAATATTTTTAGTGCTCGCTTTTTTAACAATCTTGGTACCATTTATCGGAATGTTTACATTGTTTTTATTACCGATTCCATTTGTGTTCTTTACTTATAAATTCGGTTTAAAACCAGCCATTTATTTAGCCTTGTTTTCCTTTTTTATCTCCTTTTTATTGATGGGACCATTCGCCATTCCACTTACGGTTAGTTTCGTTATTGGTGGTGTAGTGATAGGAGAGATGTATCGAAGGAAAAAACATGCCTTTGCTGTTCTTCTTGGAGGGTCTCTTTCATTTATCGGTGCTTTACTGGTTAATTTTGTCGGAAGCATTTTAGTTTTGGATATTCATCCGATAGAAGAGTTGCAAAGCCTTTTAAAAGAGTCAGTAGAGCTTTCTGAAGAAATTTTAGGGGCGGCTGTTGCATTACAAGATGCGGGGGCAGTAGAAACAGCATATGAATTTATTGATCAATTAGTGTACATTACCCCTACATTGTTAATTATATTAGGTGTAGGTTACGCTTTTATTGTGCAATGGCTTGCTTCATTGTTTTTGAGAAGAAAGAAGTATGAAATCGAGTTATTTCCTCCACTTCGAACGTGGACATTTCCAAAAGCCTTTATTTGGTACTATTTAATCACATATATTTTTATTATTATAGGAGTAGAGGAAGGAACAGCCGTTTATACGGTCATTGCAAATTTAACGCCAATATTAGAGATCGTTATGATCATTCAAGGATTTGCTTTTATGTTTTTCTTCTTCCATTATAAAAAAATGCATGTTATTATACCAATCGTTTTAATGATTTTTGCATTTGTCGTTCCGATATTACTTCATATCGTTCGAATCTTAGGTATAATTGATTTAGGATTTGACCTTAGAAAACGATTGAACTCAAAGAAGTAG
- a CDS encoding sensor domain-containing protein, protein METDIPKKFQLYELVLQNMEEWIIICDKEGKIIYYNHSEKLFKQAPDSHINFDNIYNYYDLFEVDGITRIKRDSIPLYEALRGKVVRQKQVVVRTKDGKSVYLMVNGHPIKDDNNEIIGAIIVANDVTKENETKKALIETEEKYRLVTDNTNDLLYILNDHGKVTYSSLSNREIVGYLPEEMEGKSALSFIHNDDHYSVKEAITEAISSLKPVKRELRLINKNNHALYVEAKGVPVFNKEQGNVDIVVVARDITERKKVEKHLIESEERYRSLVDLSPLTVFVHVHGEIKYINKTGVDLLGEDSAEDIIGKQVYDFAFSEDIPILLDRIDTVYHLGETSTPVELEISTAKGDIKTIEAMSSLIRFKGKKAIQTILVDITDRKKAQDQVTHMAYHDTLTDLPNRRHFTMTLADYLKESKLKGTKHALLMLDVDNFKMINDIYGHSFGDELLLNLGERLKECLLENMVLFRISGDEFAILLSHISGEVEVLDVANNLVNLFNETIEINNVECSVSTSVGITFLPKDGNDPDTLLKNGDMALYWAKKKGKNVIEVYSEQLQNQFLEKKRMELALKQALEKNEFELFYQPIFDLTSGEITATEALLRWEHPTKGSVSPADFIPIAEETGLIFPIGEWVLREACQQLNKWNNNEVGNICMKVNLSAKQFYQTNFVKNLQRIIKETKINPTCLELEVTESIMMQQTEQAIASLEELSKLGVKLAIDDFGTGFSSLGYLKRFPIDTLKIDRTFVWDIHKDKKTEAIVQTIIHLAKALELDIVAEGVETKQQLQFLSEEKCEYIQGYLLSKPISSEEFNNTYLDLKKKARKVLQAETKS, encoded by the coding sequence ATGGAAACGGATATACCTAAAAAGTTTCAACTATATGAACTTGTGTTACAAAACATGGAAGAGTGGATTATTATATGTGACAAAGAAGGTAAAATTATTTATTATAACCATTCAGAAAAACTGTTTAAACAAGCTCCAGATAGTCACATTAATTTTGATAATATCTATAATTATTATGATCTATTTGAAGTAGATGGTATAACACGAATTAAAAGAGATTCTATTCCATTGTATGAAGCGCTACGTGGGAAGGTCGTACGTCAAAAGCAAGTAGTAGTGAGAACGAAGGACGGAAAATCGGTGTACTTAATGGTCAATGGACACCCTATTAAAGACGATAATAATGAAATTATAGGTGCTATTATTGTTGCTAATGATGTAACAAAGGAAAATGAAACAAAAAAAGCATTAATTGAAACCGAAGAGAAGTACCGATTAGTAACTGATAATACAAACGATTTATTATATATACTGAATGACCACGGCAAAGTCACTTACTCTTCATTATCTAACCGAGAAATAGTTGGTTATTTGCCAGAGGAAATGGAGGGGAAGTCTGCTCTGTCATTTATACATAATGACGATCATTATTCAGTGAAAGAAGCGATTACTGAGGCAATATCAAGTTTGAAGCCGGTAAAAAGGGAACTACGGCTAATAAATAAAAATAACCATGCATTATATGTAGAAGCAAAAGGTGTTCCTGTTTTTAACAAAGAACAAGGAAATGTTGATATTGTCGTTGTAGCGCGAGACATTACTGAACGGAAAAAGGTAGAAAAACATTTAATTGAAAGTGAAGAACGTTATCGAAGCTTAGTAGACTTATCACCATTAACAGTTTTTGTACATGTCCATGGGGAAATTAAATATATCAATAAGACAGGAGTCGATTTGTTAGGGGAGGATTCAGCAGAGGATATTATTGGGAAACAAGTTTATGACTTTGCATTTTCTGAAGATATTCCTATATTACTCGATAGAATCGATACGGTCTATCATCTTGGGGAAACATCAACACCGGTGGAGCTTGAAATTAGTACTGCAAAGGGAGATATAAAGACAATTGAAGCGATGTCGTCATTAATTCGTTTTAAAGGAAAAAAAGCTATTCAAACGATTTTAGTTGACATTACCGATCGCAAGAAAGCTCAAGATCAAGTGACACATATGGCTTACCACGATACATTAACAGATTTGCCAAATCGTAGGCACTTTACTATGACATTAGCTGACTATTTAAAGGAATCAAAGTTAAAGGGAACGAAACATGCTTTACTCATGTTAGACGTCGATAACTTTAAAATGATTAATGATATTTATGGTCACTCATTTGGTGATGAATTGTTATTAAATTTGGGTGAAAGATTAAAAGAGTGTCTTTTAGAAAACATGGTATTATTCCGTATTTCTGGAGACGAATTTGCAATACTACTTTCTCATATTTCTGGTGAAGTAGAAGTACTTGATGTTGCAAATAACCTTGTTAACCTCTTTAACGAAACAATCGAAATAAATAACGTAGAATGTTCTGTTTCGACAAGTGTAGGCATCACGTTTCTCCCAAAAGATGGCAACGATCCAGATACATTATTGAAGAATGGAGACATGGCATTATACTGGGCGAAGAAAAAAGGAAAGAATGTTATTGAAGTATACTCTGAACAATTACAAAATCAGTTTCTTGAGAAAAAGCGTATGGAATTGGCGCTAAAGCAAGCATTAGAGAAAAATGAATTCGAATTGTTTTATCAACCTATATTTGATTTAACATCCGGTGAAATTACAGCTACTGAAGCGTTATTAAGATGGGAACATCCGACAAAAGGGAGTGTTTCACCGGCAGATTTTATCCCGATTGCTGAAGAGACAGGCTTAATCTTTCCTATTGGTGAATGGGTGTTACGTGAAGCATGTCAACAATTAAATAAGTGGAATAACAATGAAGTCGGCAATATATGTATGAAAGTGAATTTATCTGCAAAACAGTTTTACCAAACGAATTTTGTGAAAAATTTACAAAGGATAATTAAAGAAACAAAGATTAATCCAACATGTTTAGAATTAGAAGTCACAGAAAGTATTATGATGCAACAAACAGAACAAGCAATTGCATCTTTAGAAGAACTAAGCAAGTTAGGGGTAAAGCTAGCAATTGATGATTTTGGAACCGGTTTTTCATCATTAGGTTATTTGAAAAGGTTCCCAATTGATACTCTAAAAATAGATCGTACATTTGTATGGGATATTCACAAAGATAAAAAAACAGAGGCAATTGTGCAAACAATAATCCACTTAGCAAAAGCTTTAGAGCTAGATATTGTCGCTGAAGGTGTTGAAACAAAACAGCAGCTCCAATTTTTATCTGAAGAAAAATGTGAGTATATACAAGGGTATTTATTAAGTAAACCGATATCAAGTGAAGAATTTAATAACACCTACCTGGATTTAAAGAAAAAAGCCCGTAAAGTTCTTCAAGCAGAAACAAAGTCTTAA
- the rpsR gene encoding 30S ribosomal protein S18, with translation MARRGRPKRRKVCYFTVNKIEKIDYKDTDLLKKFISERGKILPRRVTGTSAKYQRQLTRAIKRARTMALLPYVTEQ, from the coding sequence ATGGCACGTCGTGGTCGTCCAAAGCGCCGTAAAGTATGTTACTTTACAGTAAACAAGATTGAAAAAATTGACTATAAAGATACTGATTTGCTTAAGAAGTTTATCTCTGAGCGTGGAAAAATTCTTCCTCGCCGAGTAACTGGTACTTCTGCAAAATATCAGCGTCAATTAACACGCGCTATTAAGCGTGCTCGTACAATGGCACTATTGCCTTACGTAACTGAGCAATAA
- the ssb gene encoding single-stranded DNA-binding protein, which yields MINRVVLVGRLTKDPELRYTANGIAVASFTLAVNRPFSNQQGNREADFINIVVWRKQAENAANYLKKGSMAGVDGRIQTRSYDNNEGRRVFITEVVAESVQFLEPRGGSGGNRDQQGGGYGQGNEGYQQPPNQGSGNQGGFGQGAQGGQRNTNDDPFASDGKPIDINDDDLPF from the coding sequence ATGATAAACCGAGTTGTACTAGTCGGTCGTTTGACAAAAGATCCAGAATTACGATACACAGCCAATGGTATTGCTGTTGCAAGTTTTACTTTAGCTGTAAATCGTCCGTTTTCAAATCAACAAGGGAACCGTGAAGCGGATTTCATTAATATTGTTGTTTGGAGAAAACAAGCTGAAAATGCCGCGAACTACTTGAAAAAAGGTAGCATGGCTGGTGTTGATGGACGTATACAAACACGCAGTTATGATAATAATGAAGGTCGTCGCGTATTTATCACAGAAGTGGTAGCTGAAAGTGTTCAATTTTTAGAACCACGTGGTGGATCTGGCGGAAACCGCGATCAGCAAGGTGGCGGGTACGGACAAGGCAACGAAGGTTATCAACAACCTCCGAACCAAGGATCCGGAAACCAAGGTGGCTTCGGTCAAGGAGCCCAAGGTGGTCAGCGTAATACAAATGACGATCCGTTTGCTAGTGATGGGAAACCGATTGACATTAATGACGATGATTTACCATTTTAA
- the rpsF gene encoding 30S ribosomal protein S6, with protein sequence MRNYEIMYIVRPNLEEAATKETVERFSKVLTDNGAEVENVEEKGKRRLAYEINDFTEGYYVLLNVNANSEAIDEFNRLTRINDNILRTLVVRDDE encoded by the coding sequence ATGCGCAATTATGAAATCATGTACATTGTACGTCCAAACTTAGAAGAAGCAGCTACAAAAGAAACTGTAGAACGTTTCAGCAAAGTTTTAACTGACAATGGCGCAGAAGTCGAGAACGTTGAGGAAAAAGGTAAGCGTCGTTTAGCTTATGAAATCAATGATTTCACAGAGGGTTACTACGTATTACTAAACGTAAATGCAAACTCTGAAGCAATCGATGAGTTTAACCGTTTAACTCGTATTAACGATAACATTTTACGTACTCTAGTCGTTCGTGACGACGAGTAG